One Micromonospora inyonensis DNA window includes the following coding sequences:
- a CDS encoding DUF6011 domain-containing protein yields the protein MRAGIVQGVALAAPEVAGLLLVALAPAGIWWWAHRPDRGWPRRTRLGGPTSTRPSLPVGPVLTVAAGVVLIVSALAAAWPGDAGPRTWSLIVVLVLAWLGAAAVCVAVSDRRARTARHRAQRAASTHCIGAVAPSTTSSSRRPTDDRRQHYVVSVLVALSGGGLFAAVMVALAARTRQLDERDQSAQAYRALAALAHRMVSPDRREALRAGAAGIWTAWQPDSPPAIDPPPERASAYVHRLLDVLAGGPLDLSGVWVPADVRGRLRSALAGPDAVRRRGNGRRHGRVPAMAEPTPVWCIDCDRELHTPESRARRVGAGCWRKRKAAARAAAVQAVSATLPGMSGRGGRPGPGQEPIDGLGALVDGSVR from the coding sequence ATGAGGGCCGGGATCGTGCAGGGCGTGGCCCTGGCCGCGCCGGAGGTGGCCGGGTTGCTGCTGGTGGCCCTGGCCCCGGCGGGGATCTGGTGGTGGGCGCACCGGCCCGACCGGGGCTGGCCGCGCCGTACCCGGCTCGGCGGCCCGACGTCCACGAGGCCCTCGCTGCCGGTGGGGCCTGTGCTGACCGTGGCCGCCGGCGTGGTGCTCATCGTGTCCGCGCTCGCCGCCGCGTGGCCGGGCGACGCCGGACCCCGTACCTGGTCGCTGATCGTCGTGCTGGTCCTCGCGTGGCTGGGCGCGGCCGCGGTCTGCGTCGCTGTGTCCGATCGCCGGGCCCGCACGGCCCGACACCGAGCGCAGCGCGCCGCGTCCACCCACTGCATCGGCGCGGTCGCGCCGTCGACCACCTCATCATCCCGGAGGCCCACCGATGATCGACGTCAGCACTACGTGGTCAGCGTCCTGGTCGCTCTGTCCGGCGGCGGGCTGTTCGCCGCCGTGATGGTCGCTCTCGCTGCCCGTACCCGGCAGCTCGACGAGCGGGACCAGTCGGCCCAGGCGTACCGGGCCCTGGCCGCGCTCGCGCACCGTATGGTTTCGCCGGACCGTCGGGAGGCGTTACGGGCCGGCGCGGCCGGGATCTGGACGGCGTGGCAGCCGGACAGCCCGCCGGCGATCGACCCGCCGCCGGAGCGAGCGTCGGCGTATGTTCACCGGTTGCTCGACGTGCTGGCCGGCGGGCCGCTGGACCTCTCCGGCGTGTGGGTGCCCGCCGATGTGCGGGGCCGGCTCCGGTCCGCCCTCGCCGGCCCGGACGCCGTCCGCCGACGTGGAAACGGACGGCGACACGGCCGGGTGCCGGCGATGGCTGAGCCGACCCCGGTGTGGTGCATCGACTGCGACCGCGAGCTTCACACCCCGGAGTCCCGCGCGCGCCGGGTCGGTGCAGGCTGCTGGCGTAAGCGCAAGGCGGCCGCCCGCGCCGCCGCCGTCCAGGCCGTGTCGGCCACCCTGCCCGGCATGTCCGGGCGGGGTGGCCGCCCCGGGCCCGGACAGGAACCGATCGACGGCCTCGGTGCCCTCGTCGACGGGTCGGTCCGGTGA
- a CDS encoding tyrosine-type recombinase/integrase, which yields MWIEKNGRTWRIRELLAGEKITLASGYETKSAAQNAMTIMKADALRGDALVPRGGELTLADWVATWWPAYRRALKETSRNSIEGVINRYIVSMLGHLRLGELSEQPLIVQRWTNDLLDGRTRVKKPRPLANKTVRNAHGQLYVIMAAAITHKYIRHNPCEHTLLPEEDDDRDEMLFLTPEEADRVIQATPEHWRPLILLFMATGLRWSEAMGLRKRDIDLVRNRLHVRLQTVEVSGRPIDQTPKTKRGKRHVTFQHDIAEVLRPLLDGKRSDDRVFTGPKGGLIRRKEFYEIWWFVREAAGFPGLRLHDLRHTHVAWLIAANVPLSAISRRIGHKDIGFTDQRYGHLLPEVDEGVVAAVEAAMRKVDFRGNVGEPVPA from the coding sequence ATGTGGATCGAGAAGAACGGGCGTACCTGGCGGATCCGCGAGCTCCTCGCCGGCGAGAAGATCACCCTCGCCAGCGGGTACGAGACGAAGAGCGCCGCCCAGAACGCCATGACGATCATGAAGGCAGACGCGCTGCGCGGCGACGCTCTGGTGCCACGCGGCGGGGAACTCACCCTGGCTGACTGGGTGGCCACCTGGTGGCCGGCCTACAGGCGCGCCCTCAAGGAGACCAGCCGGAACAGCATCGAAGGCGTGATCAACCGGTACATCGTGTCGATGCTCGGGCACCTGCGCCTGGGCGAGCTTTCGGAACAGCCACTCATCGTGCAGCGTTGGACAAACGACCTGCTCGACGGGCGCACCCGGGTCAAGAAGCCGCGGCCACTGGCAAACAAGACGGTGCGTAATGCCCACGGTCAGCTGTACGTGATCATGGCCGCCGCCATCACGCACAAGTACATCCGCCACAACCCGTGCGAACACACGCTGCTGCCTGAGGAGGACGACGACCGGGACGAGATGCTGTTCCTCACGCCGGAGGAAGCCGATCGCGTCATCCAGGCGACTCCGGAGCATTGGCGCCCGCTGATCCTCCTGTTCATGGCGACCGGCCTGCGCTGGAGCGAAGCGATGGGGTTGCGGAAGCGGGACATCGACCTGGTGCGGAACCGCCTGCACGTCCGGCTCCAGACGGTCGAGGTCAGCGGCCGGCCCATCGACCAGACACCGAAGACCAAACGCGGCAAGCGGCACGTGACCTTTCAGCACGACATCGCCGAGGTGCTGCGCCCCCTGCTCGACGGTAAGAGGTCCGACGACCGCGTGTTCACGGGCCCGAAGGGTGGACTCATCCGCCGCAAGGAGTTCTACGAGATTTGGTGGTTCGTGCGCGAGGCCGCCGGGTTCCCCGGACTGCGACTGCACGACCTGAGGCACACGCACGTAGCGTGGCTCATCGCGGCGAACGTGCCGCTGTCGGCGATCAGCCGGCGGATCGGCCACAAGGACATCGGATTCACCGACCAGCGGTACGGCCACCTCCTACCGGAGGTCGACGAGGGCGTTGTGGCGGCAGTGGAGGCCGCAATGCGCAAGGTCGACTTTAGGGGGAACGTAGGGGAACCGGTCCCCGCTTGA